In Duganella zoogloeoides, a single genomic region encodes these proteins:
- the gshA gene encoding glutamate--cysteine ligase, with the protein MPTLLTRRLALLADEKHRAVLAGGLRGIERETLRVDGAGQLARTRHPVALGAALTHPQITTDYAETLLEFITPAQSDIATTIASLDGIHRYAYSKLGDELLWSQSMPCALPAEEDIEIAWYGTSNLGTLKHVYRRGLALRYGKAMQCIAGIHYNYSLDERLWRVLAENEPNPKQLGAKAYQSEAYLATIRNFRRYSWLLMYLFGASPALSAGFLRGRPHQLEQLSDDTLYLPYATSLRMSDLGYQNDAQSGLRPHENCLDSYVAALTRAVNQPYAPYAELGTKRDGEWIQLSTNVLQIENEYYATIRPKRVIQTGERPIQALCARGVQYIEVRCMDVDPFEPVGISVAAGRLLDAFLLFCALEESPAITPEEGARHTANFARTVKEGRRPGLLLDGDHGPVALAQWGEELLERIRPAAELLDSLRGDTAHADSLRAQAAKLADPSLTPSAQVLVALREHDNSFAAFGLAQSEQHAAYFRQAAPGAVEAAALDAMGAASLAEQAAMEAAPRIAFDDYVAAYRNSNLCHSTPGCD; encoded by the coding sequence TTGCCAACTCTTTTGACACGACGCCTGGCCTTGCTGGCCGATGAAAAACACCGCGCCGTGCTGGCAGGCGGTTTGCGCGGCATCGAACGGGAAACCTTGCGCGTCGACGGCGCCGGCCAGCTGGCCCGCACCCGTCACCCGGTCGCCCTTGGCGCTGCCCTGACGCACCCGCAAATCACCACCGATTACGCTGAAACCCTGCTGGAATTCATCACCCCTGCCCAGTCCGACATCGCCACCACCATCGCCAGCCTCGACGGCATCCATCGCTACGCGTACAGCAAGCTCGGCGACGAACTGCTATGGAGCCAGTCGATGCCGTGCGCGCTGCCGGCCGAGGAAGACATCGAGATTGCCTGGTATGGCACGTCCAACCTCGGCACGCTCAAGCACGTGTACCGGCGCGGCCTGGCGCTGCGCTACGGCAAGGCCATGCAATGCATCGCCGGCATCCACTACAACTACTCGCTCGACGAGCGGCTGTGGCGCGTACTGGCCGAGAACGAACCGAACCCGAAACAGCTGGGCGCCAAGGCCTACCAGTCGGAAGCCTACCTGGCCACGATCCGCAACTTCCGCCGCTACAGCTGGCTGCTGATGTATCTGTTCGGCGCCTCGCCGGCGCTGTCGGCCGGCTTCCTGCGCGGCCGCCCGCACCAGCTCGAACAGCTGTCGGACGACACCCTGTACCTGCCATACGCCACCAGCCTGCGCATGAGCGACCTCGGCTATCAGAACGACGCCCAGTCCGGCCTGCGCCCGCACGAGAACTGCCTCGACAGCTACGTGGCGGCGCTGACGCGCGCGGTCAACCAGCCGTATGCGCCCTATGCCGAACTCGGCACCAAGCGCGACGGCGAGTGGATCCAGCTCAGCACCAACGTGCTGCAGATCGAAAACGAGTACTACGCCACCATCCGTCCCAAGCGCGTGATCCAGACCGGCGAGCGGCCGATCCAGGCGCTGTGCGCGCGCGGCGTGCAATACATCGAAGTGCGCTGCATGGATGTCGATCCGTTCGAGCCGGTCGGCATCAGCGTGGCAGCCGGCCGCCTGCTCGACGCCTTCCTGCTGTTCTGCGCACTGGAAGAAAGCCCGGCCATCACGCCCGAAGAAGGCGCGCGCCACACCGCCAACTTCGCGCGCACGGTCAAGGAAGGCCGCCGCCCGGGCTTGCTGCTCGACGGCGACCACGGCCCGGTCGCGCTGGCGCAGTGGGGCGAGGAGCTGCTCGAGCGCATCCGCCCGGCCGCCGAGCTGCTCGACAGCCTGCGCGGCGACACCGCCCACGCGGACAGCCTGCGCGCGCAAGCGGCCAAGCTGGCCGACCCGTCGCTCACGCCGTCGGCGCAAGTGCTGGTCGCCCTGCGCGAACACGACAACTCGTTTGCCGCCTTCGGCCTGGCCCAAAGCGAACAGCACGCCGCGTACTTCCGCCAAGCAGCCCCCGGCGCAGTGGAAGCCGCCGCGCTGGACGCCATGGGCGCCGCATCGCTGGCCGAGCAGGCCGCCATGGAAGCGGCGCCGCGCATCGCGTTCGACGACTACGTGGCCGCCTACCGCAACAGCAACCTGTGCCACTCCACTCCCGGCTGCGACTGA
- a CDS encoding histone deacetylase family protein, translating into MLTFYNELHAQHRGRHEFFRGDLVPCFEKPERADSVLAELGRRGLGRIVTPQGVPLMSLERIHTPRYLHFLRTAWSEWLALDPANAGRDAFPSVWPVRSLRHDIEPDNFTARMGLYSMDSGTPLTAGTWTAAKTGADCAVNAAHALRLGERGAFVLSRPPGHHAGKDFFGGYCFLNNAALAAQHMLDDGARKVAILDIDYHHGNGTQSIFYDRSDVLFVSIHADPRSEYPFYLGHADERGDGAGHGFNMNLPLPQGSSAKAWFAALETACIRLGSFGADALVVSLGVDTFAGDPLSRFALQSADYLKIGERLAYLNVPTAFIFEGGYAVKELGVNVVNVLEGFETAL; encoded by the coding sequence GTGCTAACTTTCTACAACGAGCTGCACGCCCAACACCGGGGCCGCCACGAATTTTTCCGTGGCGACCTGGTGCCGTGTTTTGAAAAGCCGGAACGGGCCGACTCGGTGCTGGCCGAACTGGGCCGGCGCGGCCTGGGCCGCATCGTCACGCCGCAGGGCGTGCCGCTGATGTCGCTCGAACGCATCCACACCCCGCGCTACCTGCATTTCCTGCGCACGGCCTGGAGCGAGTGGCTGGCGCTCGATCCGGCCAACGCCGGACGCGACGCCTTCCCGTCGGTGTGGCCGGTGCGCTCGCTGCGCCACGACATCGAACCCGATAATTTCACGGCCCGCATGGGCCTGTATTCGATGGACAGCGGCACACCGCTGACGGCCGGCACCTGGACCGCCGCCAAGACCGGCGCCGACTGCGCGGTCAACGCCGCCCACGCGCTGCGCCTGGGCGAACGCGGCGCCTTCGTACTGAGCCGCCCGCCCGGCCACCACGCCGGCAAGGATTTTTTCGGCGGCTACTGCTTCCTCAACAATGCCGCCCTGGCGGCGCAGCACATGCTCGATGACGGCGCCCGCAAGGTGGCCATCCTCGACATCGACTACCACCACGGCAACGGCACCCAGAGCATTTTCTACGACCGCAGCGACGTGCTGTTCGTCTCGATCCACGCCGACCCGCGCAGCGAATACCCGTTTTATCTCGGCCACGCCGACGAACGCGGCGACGGCGCGGGCCACGGTTTCAACATGAATTTGCCGCTCCCGCAGGGCAGCTCGGCCAAGGCGTGGTTTGCGGCCCTGGAGACGGCCTGCATCCGCCTCGGCAGCTTCGGCGCGGACGCGCTGGTGGTGTCGCTGGGAGTCGATACGTTCGCGGGCGATCCGCTGTCGCGGTTTGCCTTGCAAAGCGCCGATTACCTGAAGATCGGCGAGCGGCTGGCATACCTGAATGTGCCCACCGCGTTCATCTTCGAAGGCGGCTATGCGGTCAAGGAGCTGGGCGTGAACGTGGTGAACGTGCTCGAAGGGTTCGAGACGGCGCTGTAA
- a CDS encoding PepSY domain-containing protein, which translates to MKKLWFQLHWFVGITAGTILILIGLTGSILSFREELLDFLNPGVRNIAVQDAPVLTPPQIAAAAKALHPDARIASIIIYSEPGSTARVGLAPAKGEQRGEAIFLNPYTGALLPPLHYDEVFEWVDSLHRHLLLPRDAGRIALGILALCLLGLSLSGLYLRWPRRAGDWRAWLKLDLRLKGRSFLWGLHSVVGTWMMVGYVIFTLTGVYWSFDVVRSTVDGWLGVTRVAREVPGPRPAKGVKPPPVDLAASWATFEGAAPNWRMAFLRIPERATAPLQIVWTAKDAPHVRARGRMALNQQTGAMIKNEPYAEMTVGGQAQASIYALHVGSFFGMPGRIVMFLISLALPGFAITGWMLYLNRRKQKRSAAAERKKFAAAGSGAGTVAAGADAVLLAYASQTGAAERLALQSAAALQAAGVAVHVHSLEKLTPPQLVKYKRALFVASSFGEGEPPDAARRFNRLLHTAAEELQHMQYAVLALGDRNYAQFCGFGHALDARLRTMGAQALHPTIEVDNGDAGALARWSGTLHALIGGSASEAPDLALSAAVADDDYASWRIVGRELLNPGSAGDGLYEITLSGDLAADWRPGALADIWPGHYTPAGAPEAVAPRRYSLASLPGDGVLQLLVRQLRYEGASGPALGLASGWLTQHAQVGDEVRVRLIANPAFDMHTEARPAIYIGNGSGMAGLRSHLRARVQAGQQRNWLIFGERQREFDSICAQEIAGWRAAGMLPELDLVFSRDVTGGEYVQDRMRVRADVLRDWIAEGAVLYVCGSLQGMAGGVDAALEEMIGRAALDDLIETGRYRRDVY; encoded by the coding sequence GTGAAAAAGCTCTGGTTCCAGCTGCACTGGTTTGTCGGCATCACCGCCGGCACCATCCTGATCCTGATCGGGCTGACCGGGTCTATCCTGTCGTTCCGCGAAGAGCTGCTCGACTTCCTCAATCCCGGCGTGCGCAATATCGCGGTGCAGGATGCGCCGGTGCTGACGCCGCCGCAGATCGCCGCTGCCGCCAAGGCCCTGCACCCGGATGCGCGCATCGCCAGCATCATCATCTATTCGGAACCGGGCAGCACCGCGCGCGTGGGCCTGGCCCCTGCCAAGGGTGAGCAGCGCGGCGAGGCGATTTTCCTGAACCCGTACACCGGCGCGCTGCTGCCGCCGCTGCATTACGACGAAGTGTTCGAGTGGGTCGATTCGCTGCACCGCCACCTGCTGCTGCCGCGCGACGCCGGCCGCATCGCGCTCGGCATCCTGGCGCTATGCCTGCTGGGACTGTCGCTGAGCGGCCTGTATTTGCGCTGGCCGCGCCGCGCTGGCGACTGGCGCGCCTGGCTCAAGCTCGATCTGCGCCTGAAAGGCCGCTCGTTCCTGTGGGGCCTGCACTCGGTGGTGGGCACCTGGATGATGGTCGGCTACGTGATCTTCACGCTGACCGGCGTGTACTGGAGTTTCGACGTGGTGCGCAGCACGGTCGATGGCTGGCTCGGTGTGACGCGCGTGGCGCGCGAAGTACCCGGTCCCAGGCCGGCCAAGGGCGTCAAGCCGCCACCAGTGGACCTGGCCGCCAGCTGGGCCACGTTCGAAGGCGCCGCGCCCAACTGGCGCATGGCGTTCCTGCGCATACCGGAACGCGCCACCGCGCCGCTGCAAATCGTCTGGACTGCCAAGGATGCGCCGCACGTGCGCGCGCGCGGCCGCATGGCGCTCAACCAGCAGACCGGCGCCATGATCAAGAACGAGCCATACGCCGAGATGACAGTGGGTGGCCAGGCGCAGGCGTCGATCTATGCGCTGCACGTGGGCAGCTTCTTCGGCATGCCGGGCAGGATCGTGATGTTCCTCATCAGCCTGGCCTTGCCCGGCTTTGCCATCACCGGCTGGATGTTGTACCTGAACCGGCGCAAGCAAAAACGCAGCGCCGCCGCCGAGCGCAAGAAGTTCGCTGCCGCAGGTTCCGGCGCCGGTACGGTCGCTGCGGGTGCGGACGCCGTGCTGCTGGCCTACGCCAGCCAGACCGGTGCGGCCGAGCGCCTGGCGCTGCAAAGCGCGGCGGCCCTGCAGGCGGCCGGCGTGGCGGTGCACGTGCATTCGCTGGAAAAACTCACGCCGCCGCAGCTGGTCAAGTACAAACGCGCGCTGTTCGTCGCCAGCAGTTTCGGCGAGGGCGAGCCGCCCGACGCCGCGCGCCGCTTCAACCGCCTGCTGCACACGGCCGCCGAGGAACTGCAGCACATGCAGTACGCGGTGCTGGCGCTGGGCGACCGCAACTACGCGCAGTTCTGCGGCTTCGGCCACGCGCTCGACGCGCGCCTGCGCACCATGGGCGCGCAAGCGCTGCATCCGACCATCGAGGTCGATAACGGCGACGCCGGCGCGCTGGCGCGCTGGTCGGGCACCTTGCATGCGCTGATCGGCGGCTCGGCTTCGGAGGCACCGGACCTGGCCTTGTCGGCGGCTGTCGCCGATGACGATTACGCCAGCTGGCGCATCGTCGGCCGCGAGCTGCTCAACCCGGGCAGCGCGGGCGATGGCCTGTACGAGATCACCCTGTCCGGCGACCTTGCGGCCGACTGGCGTCCCGGTGCGCTGGCCGATATCTGGCCTGGCCATTACACGCCGGCCGGTGCACCGGAAGCGGTAGCGCCGCGCCGCTATTCGCTGGCCTCGCTGCCGGGCGACGGCGTGCTGCAACTGCTGGTGCGCCAGCTGCGTTACGAAGGCGCTTCGGGTCCGGCGCTGGGCCTGGCCTCGGGCTGGCTCACGCAGCATGCCCAGGTGGGCGACGAAGTACGGGTGCGGCTGATCGCCAATCCGGCGTTCGACATGCACACCGAGGCGCGGCCGGCGATCTACATCGGCAACGGCTCCGGCATGGCCGGTTTGCGTTCGCACCTGCGGGCGCGGGTGCAGGCCGGGCAGCAGCGCAACTGGCTGATCTTCGGCGAGCGCCAGCGCGAGTTCGACAGCATCTGCGCGCAGGAGATCGCCGGCTGGCGCGCGGCAGGCATGCTGCCGGAACTCGACCTGGTGTTTTCCCGCGACGTGACCGGCGGCGAGTATGTGCAGGACCGCATGCGCGTGCGCGCAGACGTGCTGCGCGACTGGATCGCCGAGGGCGCGGTGCTGTACGTGTGCGGCAGCTTGCAGGGCATGGCTGGCGGCGTCGATGCGGCGCTGGAAGAGATGATCGGGCGCGCGGCGCTCGATGACCTGATCGAGACCGGTCGTTACCGCCGCGACGTCTATTAA
- a CDS encoding ATP-binding protein yields MTTALPLPITAEAEQFKLFISSVSDYAIYMLSPDGIVCSWNAGAQRFKGYSETEIVGRHFSCFYTAEDRAAGRPAQVLHQAAQARFEDEGWRVRKDGTRFWASVVIDPVRASDGALIGFAKITRDVTERRRADESLAQAKEALFQSQKLEAIGKLTGGIAHDFNNLLNVITNGLDLLRVVNDRQAQNKTIDSMERAAKRGASLTQQLLAFARQQPLKPERVNLNRAINSFEAVLRRAIRSSIRLEMQLASILPDVMTDLTQFESALLNLVVNARDAIDANGTITLTTAVDGASVVVSVRDTGAGMTEAVAQRAVEPFFTTKQVGQGSGLGLSQVYGLMQQAGGSLAITSTPGAGACITLRFPALAYAPQDADGDEAVEKVLIVDDQPDVLDMASHLFSSLGYQVLAANNGQEALDTLRRHPDISILFSDVVMPGMSGIELAKSAVSYLPALKVILASGYVTSALQQDHPDLDQFQLIGKPYRLSDVIRKLKLISA; encoded by the coding sequence ATGACAACTGCGCTCCCACTCCCCATCACTGCCGAGGCTGAACAGTTCAAGCTGTTCATCTCCAGCGTCAGCGATTACGCCATCTATATGCTCTCGCCCGATGGCATCGTCTGCAGCTGGAATGCCGGCGCCCAGCGCTTCAAGGGGTATTCGGAGACGGAAATCGTCGGCCGCCATTTTTCGTGTTTTTACACGGCAGAAGACCGCGCCGCCGGACGCCCGGCGCAGGTGCTGCACCAGGCCGCGCAGGCGCGTTTCGAGGACGAGGGCTGGCGCGTGCGCAAGGACGGCACGCGTTTCTGGGCCAGCGTGGTGATCGATCCGGTGCGCGCCAGCGACGGCGCCCTGATCGGCTTTGCCAAGATCACGCGCGACGTCACCGAGCGCCGGCGCGCCGACGAAAGCCTGGCGCAGGCCAAGGAGGCGCTGTTCCAGTCGCAAAAGCTGGAAGCCATCGGCAAGCTCACGGGCGGCATCGCCCACGACTTCAACAACCTGCTCAACGTGATCACCAATGGCCTCGACCTGCTGCGCGTGGTCAACGACCGGCAGGCGCAGAACAAGACCATCGACAGCATGGAACGCGCCGCCAAGCGCGGCGCCAGCCTCACCCAGCAACTGCTGGCGTTTGCGCGCCAGCAGCCGTTGAAACCGGAACGGGTCAATCTCAACCGCGCCATCAACAGCTTCGAGGCGGTGCTGCGGCGCGCGATCCGCAGCTCGATCCGGCTCGAGATGCAACTTGCCTCCATCCTGCCCGACGTGATGACCGACCTGACGCAGTTCGAGTCGGCGCTATTGAACCTGGTGGTCAACGCGCGCGACGCCATCGATGCGAACGGCACGATCACGCTCACGACAGCAGTCGATGGCGCCAGCGTGGTGGTGTCCGTGCGCGACACCGGCGCCGGCATGACCGAAGCCGTGGCGCAGCGCGCGGTGGAGCCGTTCTTCACCACCAAGCAAGTGGGCCAAGGTTCCGGCCTGGGCCTGTCGCAGGTGTACGGGTTGATGCAGCAAGCCGGCGGCAGCCTGGCGATTACCTCCACCCCGGGCGCGGGCGCCTGCATCACGCTGCGCTTCCCGGCGCTCGCCTATGCGCCGCAGGACGCGGACGGCGACGAAGCGGTGGAAAAAGTGCTGATCGTGGACGACCAGCCGGACGTGCTGGACATGGCCAGCCACCTGTTCTCTAGCCTGGGCTACCAGGTGCTGGCGGCCAACAACGGCCAGGAGGCGCTCGACACCTTGCGCCGCCATCCCGACATTTCGATCCTGTTCAGCGACGTGGTCATGCCCGGCATGAGCGGCATCGAGCTGGCCAAGAGCGCGGTGAGCTACCTGCCAGCGCTCAAGGTGATCCTGGCCTCGGGCTATGTCACGTCGGCGCTGCAGCAGGACCACCCCGACCTCGACCAGTTCCAGCTGATCGGCAAACCGTACCGGCTGTCGGACGTGATCCGCAAACTCAAGCTGATCAGCGCTTAG
- a CDS encoding ATP-binding protein, with product MSLRDSRRLPGLSTLLTIVIAAATLLVTGLMVWIVGGIATTDIKRTVGEILAERARTAADMIDDNMATRYLEVRQLAERIDRDSAYAGRATAARRELLEQVQSSAPQYAWIGLAGADGKVVASTGGLLEGVDVSKRPWFSDAVKGIFVHDVHDAKLLAKHLPLDRGNPQRFVDLAFPVRLATPGGVAPGVLGAHLSWGWIGQLGRMFNAPVADRPVEIMVLAADGTVLMGPDDAVGNRLERLAPGAPAASPVATELQWVDGRRYITARYATHGKGDYPGLGWTVLARQQADSAYAHVVNMQRRIYQSGIVLTLLFSVGGWLLARKLTAPLLAAAEAAAAIGASTDQDDTNGATLSVRGGFYEVHTLTGAFDALLARLAQKRDELNTLNAALEHKVAQRTEALEASLAAKSRSEEQERAAQRKAHDSEKFLRTIANNSPALIAYVDRDHVYRFANHAHQRILGIAPDAMIGHHMAAVLGDDVYGVLRGRIARVLDGATVHFEEAFDRPGWPQHFMTDFIPDADGDGPVRGFHILVTDITARKQIEITQAANEKLAEAANRAKSEFVANMSHEIRTPMNAVLGASHLLGNTRLTGEQRGYLELIESCGRSLLHIINDILDFSKIEAGKIQIEHEAFDTHGLIEAAEAAMLSSGRKPGVELAIVVPADFPERLVGDAMRMRQIITNLVNNALKFTAAGEVVVSLALHGDELAITVRDTGIGMSADQQQRLFQPFEQADMSTSRKYGGTGLGLTISRKLVALMKGNIAVTSATGAGAEFTVTLPVALAPSPGPGPEPEPLLPAVAAGPLLFIDAHLASLKALLQNAAFYGLPAHSANTVDEAIAWLHQQAEDGAHSGVALVSAGLYAAAPERLRAAARAAGMQLVLMHAPAGPAFDDALFDGAVAKPVTRRALLRLLAQLADPGQRDGPGEPIAEAPQHQARPLAGRRLLLVEDNPINQLVASRLLELAGATPTVAENGRDALELLAMAQAPFDIILMDVQMPVMDGYEATRLLRERGVCTPILAMSAGVTQAERGECLAAGMDGFISKPVDADEMIATIVAWLDPGEGSR from the coding sequence ATGAGTTTGCGCGACAGCCGCCGCCTGCCCGGCCTCAGCACCCTGCTGACGATCGTGATCGCGGCCGCCACGCTGCTGGTCACGGGCCTGATGGTGTGGATCGTGGGCGGCATCGCCACCACCGACATCAAGCGCACGGTCGGCGAGATCCTGGCCGAGCGGGCCCGCACGGCGGCCGATATGATCGACGACAACATGGCCACGCGCTATCTGGAAGTGCGCCAGCTGGCCGAGCGCATCGACCGCGACTCCGCCTATGCCGGCCGCGCCACCGCCGCCCGCCGCGAGCTGCTCGAACAGGTGCAGAGCTCCGCCCCGCAGTACGCGTGGATCGGCCTGGCCGGTGCCGATGGCAAGGTCGTGGCCAGCACCGGCGGCCTGCTCGAAGGCGTGGACGTCTCGAAGCGGCCGTGGTTCAGCGACGCCGTCAAGGGCATCTTCGTCCACGATGTCCACGACGCCAAGCTGCTGGCCAAGCATTTGCCGCTCGACCGCGGCAATCCGCAGCGCTTCGTCGATCTGGCTTTTCCGGTGCGCCTGGCCACGCCCGGTGGTGTAGCGCCCGGCGTGCTGGGCGCGCACCTGAGCTGGGGCTGGATCGGCCAGCTGGGGCGCATGTTCAACGCGCCGGTGGCCGACCGTCCGGTGGAGATCATGGTGCTGGCGGCCGACGGCACCGTGCTGATGGGACCCGACGACGCGGTCGGCAACCGGCTCGAACGGCTGGCGCCCGGCGCGCCGGCAGCGTCGCCGGTGGCCACCGAGCTGCAATGGGTCGATGGCAGGCGCTATATCACGGCGCGCTATGCCACCCACGGCAAGGGCGACTACCCGGGCCTGGGCTGGACCGTGCTGGCGCGCCAGCAGGCCGATAGCGCGTACGCCCACGTGGTCAATATGCAGCGCCGCATCTACCAGAGCGGTATCGTGCTCACGCTGCTGTTTTCGGTGGGCGGCTGGCTGCTGGCGCGCAAACTGACCGCGCCGCTCCTGGCCGCAGCCGAGGCGGCAGCGGCCATCGGCGCCAGTACCGACCAGGATGACACCAATGGCGCCACGCTGTCGGTGCGCGGCGGCTTTTACGAAGTGCACACGCTCACCGGCGCGTTCGATGCGCTGCTGGCGCGCCTCGCGCAAAAGCGCGACGAACTCAATACCCTCAACGCCGCGCTCGAACACAAGGTGGCGCAGCGTACCGAGGCGCTCGAAGCGTCGCTGGCCGCCAAGTCGCGCAGCGAGGAGCAGGAGCGCGCGGCGCAGCGCAAGGCCCACGACAGCGAAAAATTCCTGCGCACCATCGCCAACAACAGTCCGGCGCTGATCGCGTATGTCGATCGCGACCATGTCTATCGCTTTGCCAACCACGCCCACCAGCGCATCCTGGGCATTGCTCCGGACGCCATGATCGGGCATCACATGGCTGCAGTGCTGGGCGACGACGTGTACGGTGTGCTGCGCGGCCGCATCGCGCGCGTGCTCGATGGCGCCACCGTGCATTTCGAGGAAGCGTTCGACCGCCCCGGCTGGCCGCAGCACTTCATGACCGATTTCATTCCCGACGCCGATGGCGATGGCCCGGTGCGCGGCTTTCACATCCTGGTCACCGACATCACCGCGCGCAAGCAGATCGAGATCACCCAGGCGGCCAACGAAAAACTGGCCGAAGCTGCCAACCGCGCCAAGAGCGAATTCGTCGCCAACATGAGCCACGAGATCCGCACGCCGATGAACGCAGTACTGGGCGCCTCGCATTTGCTCGGCAATACCCGCCTGACCGGCGAGCAGCGCGGCTACCTGGAACTGATCGAATCGTGCGGCCGTTCGCTGCTGCACATCATCAACGACATCCTCGACTTTTCCAAGATCGAAGCGGGCAAAATCCAGATCGAGCACGAAGCGTTCGACACCCACGGCCTGATCGAGGCGGCCGAAGCGGCCATGCTGTCCTCGGGCCGCAAGCCCGGGGTGGAGCTGGCCATCGTGGTGCCGGCCGACTTCCCGGAACGGCTCGTCGGCGACGCCATGCGCATGCGCCAGATCATCACCAACCTGGTCAACAACGCCCTGAAATTCACCGCTGCCGGCGAAGTGGTGGTAAGCCTGGCGCTGCATGGCGACGAGCTGGCGATCACCGTGCGCGACACCGGCATCGGCATGTCGGCGGACCAGCAGCAGCGCCTGTTCCAGCCGTTCGAGCAGGCCGACATGTCCACCTCGCGCAAGTACGGCGGCACCGGCCTGGGACTGACCATTTCGCGCAAGCTGGTGGCGCTGATGAAGGGCAACATTGCGGTCACCAGCGCGACCGGCGCCGGCGCCGAGTTTACGGTCACGCTGCCGGTGGCCCTGGCGCCGAGTCCCGGCCCGGGGCCGGAGCCCGAACCGCTGCTGCCAGCAGTGGCCGCCGGCCCGCTGCTGTTCATCGACGCCCACCTGGCATCGCTCAAGGCGTTGCTGCAGAACGCCGCGTTTTACGGGCTGCCGGCGCACAGCGCCAATACCGTCGATGAAGCCATCGCCTGGCTGCACCAGCAGGCCGAAGACGGTGCGCACAGCGGCGTGGCGCTGGTCAGCGCGGGCCTGTACGCGGCCGCGCCCGAACGCCTGCGGGCGGCGGCGCGCGCGGCCGGCATGCAGCTGGTGCTGATGCATGCGCCGGCCGGACCGGCGTTCGACGATGCCCTGTTCGACGGCGCGGTGGCCAAGCCGGTCACGCGCCGCGCCTTGCTGCGGCTGCTGGCGCAACTGGCCGATCCCGGCCAGCGTGATGGCCCCGGCGAACCGATCGCCGAGGCCCCGCAGCACCAGGCCAGGCCGCTGGCGGGCCGGCGCCTGCTGCTGGTGGAGGACAACCCGATCAACCAGCTGGTCGCTTCGCGCCTGCTGGAACTGGCGGGCGCCACACCAACGGTGGCGGAAAACGGCCGCGATGCGCTGGAACTGCTGGCCATGGCGCAGGCGCCGTTCGACATCATCCTGATGGACGTGCAAATGCCGGTGATGGACGGCTACGAGGCCACGCGCCTGCTGCGCGAACGCGGCGTGTGCACGCCGATCCTGGCCATGAGCGCGGGCGTCACCCAGGCCGAGCGCGGCGAATGCCTGGCGGCCGGCATGGATGGTTTCATTTCAAAGCCGGTCGATGCCGACGAGATGATCGCCACCATTGTCGCGTGGCTGGACCCAGGGGAGGGAAGTCGCTAA